The following coding sequences are from one Bdellovibrionales bacterium window:
- the fumC gene encoding class II fumarate hydratase, whose protein sequence is MAFRTEKDSIGEIKVPADKYWGAQTQRSLENFKIGGDRFPREMIRALGILKKCAAMANWKLGLLPETKAKFIISAANEVIEGKLDEHFPLVVWQTGSGTQTNMNANEVIANRASELTTGSVKERVVHPNDDVNKGQSSNDTFPTAMHIAVVDRVHHHLLPNLKKLRDSFKKKQNEFKDIIKIGRTHLMDATPLTLGQEFSGYTTQLDRSIERVESSLKAVFELAIGGTAVGTGLNTHPEFATRVAEVISKETGLPFVSAPNKFEALATHDALVELSGSLKTVACSLMKIANDIRWLGSGPRSGIAELILPANEPGSSIMPGKVNPTQSEAMTMVCAQVIGNDAAVTVGGLQGHFELNVFKPVIVFNVLNSVRLLADACSSFREHCVDGIQANTQQIEKHMNNSLMLVTALNPHVGYDNAAKIAKNAYEKNITLKESAVLLGFMSSEDFDKWVRPQDMIGPLKV, encoded by the coding sequence ATGGCATTTCGTACAGAAAAAGATTCCATAGGTGAAATAAAAGTTCCCGCGGATAAGTATTGGGGGGCGCAAACTCAGCGATCTCTTGAGAATTTTAAAATTGGCGGGGATCGTTTTCCTCGCGAGATGATTCGCGCCTTAGGGATTCTCAAAAAATGTGCGGCCATGGCCAACTGGAAGCTCGGTTTACTTCCCGAGACCAAAGCCAAATTTATTATTTCGGCAGCCAATGAAGTCATCGAGGGGAAACTCGATGAGCATTTTCCTCTCGTCGTTTGGCAGACGGGGAGTGGGACGCAAACCAACATGAACGCCAACGAGGTGATCGCTAATCGTGCCAGTGAACTCACCACGGGCTCGGTGAAAGAACGTGTCGTTCACCCGAATGACGACGTGAACAAAGGTCAATCGTCCAATGATACATTTCCCACGGCGATGCACATCGCGGTGGTGGATCGCGTTCATCATCATCTTTTGCCCAATCTTAAAAAACTGCGCGACTCCTTTAAGAAGAAGCAGAACGAGTTTAAAGACATTATTAAAATCGGTCGCACTCACTTGATGGACGCCACTCCTTTGACGTTAGGACAGGAGTTTTCTGGGTACACGACACAATTGGATCGCAGTATCGAGCGTGTAGAGTCTTCTCTCAAAGCGGTGTTCGAGCTCGCCATTGGCGGAACTGCCGTCGGCACAGGATTAAACACTCATCCGGAATTCGCCACTCGCGTGGCCGAAGTGATTTCTAAAGAAACCGGACTTCCCTTTGTTTCTGCGCCGAACAAGTTCGAAGCGCTGGCAACTCATGATGCGCTTGTGGAGCTCAGCGGATCCTTAAAAACCGTGGCTTGTAGTTTAATGAAAATTGCGAACGACATTCGTTGGTTGGGGAGCGGTCCACGCAGCGGTATTGCCGAGCTTATTCTCCCTGCCAATGAGCCGGGAAGTTCGATCATGCCCGGTAAAGTGAATCCCACTCAGAGCGAAGCGATGACCATGGTGTGCGCGCAAGTGATTGGTAACGATGCGGCCGTCACTGTGGGAGGCTTACAAGGTCACTTTGAGCTGAACGTGTTTAAACCGGTGATCGTGTTTAATGTTTTAAACTCGGTGCGTTTATTAGCTGATGCGTGTTCGAGCTTTAGAGAGCACTGTGTGGATGGCATTCAGGCCAACACACAGCAGATCGAAAAACATATGAACAATTCGTTAATGCTCGTGACGGCGCTCAATCCTCACGTCGGTTACGATAACGCCGCAAAGATTGCAAAAAACGCTTACGAGAAAAATATTACCCTTAAAGAATCCGCCGTTCTTCTCGGATTTATGAGCAGCGAAGATTTTGATAAGTGGGTGCGTCCTCAAGATATGATCGGTCCATTAAAAGTATGA
- a CDS encoding TIGR00730 family Rossman fold protein, translating to MRICIFCSSKLNFVEELVRTSKEFALWMASRRHTLVYGGATVGMMGLLADGVLEGGGEVVGVIPRAMFAAEVPHRKIQTLLEVEDLMERKKEMIKRSDVFVILPGGVGTLDELLEVITWKSIGLITHPIVILNIDGFWNSFFSMMSDLKNKKVLDENLLESYSVVNSYSELKIHLEGLNVS from the coding sequence ATGAGAATTTGCATTTTTTGTAGCTCCAAACTCAATTTTGTTGAGGAGCTTGTCCGAACTTCAAAAGAGTTTGCCCTTTGGATGGCAAGCCGCAGGCACACTCTTGTTTACGGCGGAGCCACTGTCGGAATGATGGGTCTTCTTGCTGATGGCGTGCTTGAAGGCGGCGGGGAAGTGGTAGGGGTAATCCCCCGGGCGATGTTTGCCGCCGAAGTTCCGCATCGTAAAATTCAAACACTCCTGGAAGTCGAAGACTTGATGGAGCGTAAAAAGGAAATGATCAAACGCAGTGATGTGTTTGTGATCCTGCCGGGCGGAGTAGGGACTCTCGATGAACTTCTCGAGGTGATCACTTGGAAATCCATCGGTCTCATTACCCATCCGATTGTCATTTTGAATATTGACGGCTTTTGGAATTCTTTCTTTTCAATGATGAGCGATCTAAAAAATAAAAAAGTTTTAGATGAAAATCTTTTGGAGAGTTATTCCGTCGTCAATTCCTATTCCGAATTAAAAATACATTTAGAAGGTCTCAATGTTAGTTGA